From the Acidovorax carolinensis genome, one window contains:
- a CDS encoding DUF6352 family protein → MTSHSDFWPHCGFHSLARDTRGWLLPTEAYFQWILTRPELALVPESCAAEIALHQSLATSPLRPVAPQELVALVDDDARENYAVFLRFRDGLLAAGTLEAYYLQLMRSGAVDVPAVFIDAVVQALLRNLLDDCNDAFEARAAEMLFRPQRITLHEGQMLAGDRATLDMLHETAGLGDMGRLLLESGALQPRVDMQVLRADNALQYWQGSERYHFLLDLTHELKQDLSHGLTFKMTSARSGLKALARVLERWVAHLLGVQVWIEPVHQITDSAWRWHVGLDVESTAILNDLYQDRPVDADRMARLVSLFTLTFASPAEMSADVAGKPVYLGLATNAEGVVRIKPQNLLLNLPLASQV, encoded by the coding sequence ATGACCTCGCACTCGGATTTCTGGCCCCATTGCGGCTTTCACTCGCTCGCGCGAGACACGCGCGGCTGGCTGCTGCCGACTGAAGCGTACTTTCAGTGGATATTGACAAGACCCGAACTCGCCTTGGTGCCCGAGTCGTGCGCCGCAGAGATAGCCCTGCACCAGTCGCTGGCCACATCGCCATTGCGGCCCGTGGCGCCTCAGGAACTGGTGGCGCTGGTGGATGACGACGCGCGCGAGAACTACGCCGTATTCCTGCGCTTTCGGGATGGGCTCCTTGCTGCCGGCACGCTGGAGGCCTATTACCTGCAGCTCATGCGCAGCGGGGCGGTGGATGTGCCTGCGGTGTTTATCGACGCCGTGGTGCAGGCGCTGCTGCGCAACCTGCTGGACGACTGCAACGATGCCTTCGAAGCCCGCGCCGCCGAGATGCTGTTCCGGCCTCAGCGCATCACCTTGCACGAGGGACAGATGCTCGCGGGCGACCGCGCCACGCTGGACATGCTCCATGAGACAGCGGGCCTGGGCGACATGGGCCGTCTTCTGCTGGAAAGCGGTGCGCTGCAACCGCGCGTCGATATGCAGGTGCTCCGTGCGGACAACGCCCTGCAGTACTGGCAGGGCAGCGAGCGATACCACTTTCTGCTGGACCTGACCCACGAGCTGAAGCAGGACCTGAGCCATGGCCTCACTTTCAAGATGACCAGCGCCCGCTCGGGCCTGAAGGCTCTGGCGCGCGTGCTGGAGCGGTGGGTGGCACACCTGCTGGGCGTGCAGGTGTGGATCGAGCCCGTGCACCAGATCACCGACAGCGCGTGGCGCTGGCATGTGGGGCTGGATGTGGAGTCCACCGCCATTCTCAATGACCTGTACCAGGATCGTCCGGTCGATGCCGACCGCATGGCGCGCCTGGTGAGCCTGTTCACCCTGACCTTTGCCAGCCCGGCCGAGATGAGTGCCGATGTGGCGGGCAAGCCGGTGTACCTGGGGCTGGCCACCAATGCCGAGGGCGTGGTGCGCATCAAGCCGCAGAACCTGTTGCTCAATCTGCCTCTGGCTTCACAGGTTTAA
- a CDS encoding 2'-5' RNA ligase family protein — protein sequence MPHDQPVLPGIALAPGLSHHTFFAVRADADAAQKADRLCDQEIALRHLAGSKVRKERLHVTLVSLGWDAEFPEHKVGLARLAAAQVNAPAFPLRLDRCLSFQRRNARRPLVLCGHDAGVAGFMELHRSLYGALDSAFSGGTGTSHAAPSVTPHMTLMYSPSVVEEHPVEPVGWIVREFQLLYNLRGSPGPYRVLGWWTLQDPRCM from the coding sequence ATGCCCCACGACCAGCCGGTGCTGCCCGGTATCGCGCTTGCGCCGGGCCTCAGCCACCATACATTCTTTGCCGTTCGTGCGGATGCCGATGCAGCGCAAAAGGCAGATCGGCTGTGCGATCAGGAGATAGCCTTGCGCCACCTGGCAGGAAGCAAGGTACGCAAGGAGCGATTGCATGTCACCCTTGTTTCCCTGGGGTGGGACGCCGAGTTCCCAGAGCACAAGGTCGGGCTTGCACGCCTTGCGGCTGCGCAGGTGAATGCACCTGCATTTCCTCTGCGACTGGACCGTTGTCTGAGCTTTCAGCGGCGCAACGCAAGGCGCCCGTTGGTGCTCTGTGGGCACGACGCCGGGGTGGCGGGTTTCATGGAACTCCACCGCTCGCTGTACGGTGCGCTGGACAGTGCATTTTCTGGTGGGACGGGTACGTCTCATGCCGCACCTTCCGTGACCCCTCACATGACCCTGATGTACAGCCCCTCCGTGGTGGAGGAGCATCCGGTGGAGCCCGTGGGGTGGATAGTGCGGGAGTTCCAGCTGCTCTACAACCTGCGCGGCTCCCCGGGGCCGTACCGGGTGCTGGGATGGTGGACGCTGCAGGACCCGCGGTGCATGTGA
- the putA gene encoding trifunctional transcriptional regulator/proline dehydrogenase/L-glutamate gamma-semialdehyde dehydrogenase: protein MTQPNAQPPAPFADFAPRTPLSNPLRAVITAATRRPEPEALAPLLAQARLPQDQAAAAEQLALRIAKALRERKASAGRAGIVQGLLQEFSLSSQEGVALMCLAEALLRIPDKATRDALIRDKISHGQWDAHLGKSPSLFVNAATWGLLITGKLVATHSEGSLGNSLRRLTAKGGEPLIRKGVDMAMRMMGEQFVTGETIDEALRNARTMEAEGFRYSYDMLGEAALTSEDAKRYYASYEQAIHAIGKASAGRGIYEGPGISIKLSALHPRYSRAQFGRVMDALYPLVLRLTALARQYDIGLNIDAEEADRLELSLDLLERLCHEPTLAGWNGIGFVIQAYQKRCPFVIDYVVQLARSTQRRLMVRLVKGAYWDSEIKRAQVDGLEDYPVYTRKAHTDISYIACARKLLSAPEAVYPQFATHNAETVATIYQLAGSNYYAGQYEFQCLHGMGEPLYEQVVGAITAGKLGRETGKGGLGRPCRIYAPVGTHETLLAYLVRRLLENGANTSFVNRIADETIALDELVKSPVQVVDQQAATEGTAGLPHPRIPLPAALYGAQRTNSRGLDLSSENTLTELATTLQATASHAWTAAPLLATDMPAGTTQPVRNPADHNDVVGQVQEATTANVDQALAHAQAAAAPWAATPPAERAAALLRTADLLEARMQPLLGLLMREAGKSASNAVAEVREAVDFLRYYAAQVQSTFDNATHIPLGPVACISPWNFPLAIFMGQVAAALAAGNLVLAKPAEQTPLIAAEAVRLLWQAGVPRAAVQLLPGQGETVGARLIGDARVMGVMFTGSTEVARILQRTVAGRLDAAGRPIPLIAETGGQNAMIVDSSALVEQVVGDAVSSAFDSAGQRCSALRVLCMQEEAANRVVEMLQGAMGELRVGNPGELRVDVGPVIDAEAQAGITQHIETFKAKGHRVFQHPNHMSATSAQGTFVPPTLIELNHIGELQREVFGPVLHLVRYARNDLDQLLDQINATGYGLTQGVHTRIDETIARVVNRAHAGNVYVNRNMVGAVVGVQPFGGEGLSGTGPKAGGPLYLLRLLSQRPADALARTFADADRTTPPEDAARERLLAPLATLQQWAQQQGNAALASTCQRFAQQTQSGTARTLPGPTGERNVYTLAPRARVLCLAQSMDDLLVQTAAVLASGGTALWPSVQADLRTRLPTLVQAQVMLQDNVLNDGTVELGAVLHHGDAPSLQTVCTALVRRAGPIVGVTALQPGDTEIPLERLLIERALSVNTAAAGGNASLMTIG from the coding sequence ATGACGCAGCCCAACGCCCAGCCTCCCGCTCCGTTTGCCGACTTCGCTCCCCGCACCCCGCTGAGCAACCCGCTGCGTGCCGTCATCACCGCCGCCACCCGCCGCCCCGAGCCCGAAGCGCTGGCCCCGCTGCTTGCCCAGGCTCGCCTGCCGCAGGACCAGGCCGCAGCGGCCGAGCAGCTCGCCCTGCGCATTGCCAAGGCGCTGCGCGAACGCAAGGCCAGCGCCGGGCGCGCGGGCATCGTGCAGGGGCTGCTGCAGGAGTTTTCGCTGTCGTCGCAAGAAGGCGTGGCGCTGATGTGCCTGGCCGAGGCGCTGCTGCGCATCCCCGACAAGGCCACACGCGACGCGCTGATCCGCGACAAGATCAGCCACGGCCAGTGGGATGCCCACCTGGGCAAGAGCCCGTCGCTGTTCGTCAACGCCGCCACCTGGGGCCTGCTCATCACCGGAAAGCTGGTGGCCACGCACAGCGAAGGCAGCCTGGGCAACTCGCTCCGCCGCCTTACGGCCAAGGGCGGCGAGCCCCTGATCCGCAAGGGCGTAGACATGGCCATGCGCATGATGGGCGAGCAGTTCGTGACCGGCGAAACCATCGACGAAGCCCTGCGCAACGCCCGCACGATGGAGGCCGAGGGCTTTCGCTATTCTTACGACATGCTGGGCGAGGCCGCGCTGACCAGCGAAGACGCCAAGCGCTACTACGCTTCCTACGAACAGGCGATCCACGCGATTGGCAAGGCCTCTGCCGGGCGCGGCATCTACGAAGGCCCCGGCATCTCCATCAAGCTCTCGGCCCTGCACCCGCGCTACAGCCGCGCGCAGTTTGGCCGGGTGATGGACGCGCTGTACCCGCTGGTATTGCGCCTGACCGCGCTGGCCAGGCAGTACGACATTGGCCTGAACATCGACGCCGAGGAGGCCGACCGGCTGGAGCTGTCGCTGGACCTGCTGGAGCGCTTGTGCCACGAGCCCACGCTGGCGGGCTGGAACGGCATTGGCTTCGTCATCCAGGCCTACCAAAAGCGCTGCCCCTTCGTCATTGACTACGTGGTTCAACTCGCCCGCAGCACCCAGCGCCGCCTGATGGTGCGCTTGGTCAAAGGCGCGTACTGGGACAGCGAAATCAAGCGCGCCCAGGTCGATGGCCTGGAAGACTACCCCGTCTACACCCGCAAGGCGCATACCGACATTTCGTACATCGCCTGCGCACGCAAGCTACTGTCCGCGCCCGAGGCCGTGTACCCACAGTTCGCCACGCACAATGCCGAGACGGTGGCCACCATCTACCAACTGGCGGGCAGCAACTACTACGCTGGGCAGTACGAGTTCCAGTGCCTGCACGGCATGGGCGAGCCGCTGTATGAGCAGGTGGTGGGCGCCATCACTGCGGGCAAGCTCGGCCGAGAAACAGGAAAGGGCGGCCTGGGCCGCCCATGCCGCATTTACGCCCCCGTGGGCACACACGAGACCCTTTTGGCCTACCTGGTGCGCCGCCTGCTGGAGAACGGTGCCAACACCTCGTTTGTGAACCGCATCGCCGACGAAACGATTGCGCTGGATGAGCTGGTGAAGAGCCCCGTGCAGGTGGTAGACCAGCAAGCCGCCACCGAAGGCACTGCCGGCCTGCCCCACCCGCGCATTCCTCTGCCAGCTGCGCTGTACGGCGCCCAACGCACCAACTCGCGCGGGTTGGACCTGTCGAGCGAAAACACCCTGACCGAGCTGGCCACCACCCTGCAAGCCACGGCAAGCCACGCCTGGACGGCAGCGCCCCTGCTGGCCACCGACATGCCCGCAGGCACCACCCAGCCCGTGCGCAACCCCGCTGACCACAACGACGTGGTGGGCCAGGTGCAAGAAGCCACCACCGCCAACGTAGACCAGGCCCTGGCCCACGCCCAGGCCGCCGCAGCCCCCTGGGCCGCCACGCCACCCGCAGAGCGAGCAGCCGCTTTGCTGCGCACCGCCGACCTGTTGGAAGCTCGCATGCAGCCCCTGCTGGGCCTGCTGATGCGTGAAGCCGGCAAGAGCGCCAGCAACGCCGTGGCCGAAGTGCGCGAGGCCGTGGACTTCCTGCGCTACTACGCCGCGCAGGTGCAAAGCACCTTCGACAACGCCACCCACATCCCGCTGGGCCCGGTGGCCTGCATCAGCCCCTGGAACTTCCCGCTCGCCATCTTCATGGGCCAGGTCGCTGCCGCGCTGGCCGCAGGCAACCTCGTGCTGGCCAAGCCCGCCGAACAAACGCCATTGATCGCCGCCGAGGCCGTGCGCCTGCTGTGGCAGGCCGGTGTGCCCCGCGCAGCAGTGCAGCTGCTGCCCGGCCAGGGCGAGACCGTGGGCGCCCGCCTGATTGGCGATGCCCGCGTGATGGGCGTGATGTTCACCGGCTCCACCGAGGTAGCGCGCATCCTGCAGCGCACCGTGGCCGGGCGCTTGGATGCCGCAGGCCGCCCCATCCCGCTGATTGCCGAAACCGGTGGGCAGAACGCGATGATCGTGGACTCGTCCGCATTGGTCGAGCAGGTAGTGGGCGACGCGGTGTCGTCGGCCTTCGACAGCGCAGGCCAGCGCTGCTCCGCGCTGCGCGTGCTGTGCATGCAGGAAGAAGCCGCCAACCGCGTGGTCGAGATGCTGCAAGGCGCCATGGGCGAGCTGCGCGTTGGCAATCCTGGCGAATTGCGCGTGGACGTGGGCCCGGTGATCGACGCCGAAGCACAAGCTGGCATCACCCAACACATCGAGACGTTTAAGGCCAAGGGCCATCGTGTGTTCCAGCACCCGAACCACATGTCGGCCACCAGCGCACAGGGCACCTTTGTACCGCCCACGCTGATCGAACTGAACCACATCGGCGAGCTGCAACGCGAAGTCTTCGGCCCCGTGCTGCACCTGGTGCGCTACGCCCGCAACGACCTGGACCAGTTGCTCGACCAGATCAACGCCACCGGCTACGGCCTGACGCAGGGCGTGCACACCCGCATCGACGAAACCATTGCCCGCGTGGTCAACCGGGCCCATGCTGGCAACGTGTACGTCAACCGCAACATGGTGGGCGCCGTGGTGGGTGTGCAGCCGTTTGGTGGCGAAGGCCTGTCGGGCACGGGGCCCAAGGCGGGAGGGCCGCTGTACCTGCTGCGCCTGCTGTCGCAGCGCCCGGCCGATGCGCTGGCACGCACCTTTGCCGATGCAGACCGCACCACGCCGCCAGAGGATGCTGCGCGCGAGCGCCTGCTGGCGCCCCTGGCCACCCTGCAGCAGTGGGCGCAGCAGCAAGGCAATGCAGCCCTGGCCAGCACCTGCCAGCGCTTTGCGCAGCAAACCCAAAGCGGCACCGCCCGCACCCTGCCCGGCCCCACGGGCGAGCGCAACGTCTACACCCTGGCCCCACGTGCCCGCGTGCTGTGCCTGGCGCAAAGCATGGACGACCTGCTGGTGCAGACGGCTGCCGTGCTTGCCAGCGGCGGCACGGCCCTGTGGCCCAGCGTGCAGGCCGACTTGCGCACCCGACTGCCCACGCTGGTGCAAGCGCAGGTCATGCTGCAGGACAACGTCTTGAACGACGGCACGGTGGAACTGGGCGCCGTGCTGCACCATGGCGACGCCCCATCGCTGCAAACCGTGTGCACCGCCCTCGTCCGCCGCGCCGGGCCCATCGTGGGCGTGACTGCACTGCAGCCCGGTGACACGGAAATCCCGCTGGAGCGCCTGCTGATTGAGCGTGCGCTGAGCGTGAACACCGCGGCGGCCGGGGGCAATGCGAGCCTGATGACGATTGGATGA
- the guaA gene encoding glutamine-hydrolyzing GMP synthase, whose translation MQHQKILILDFGSQVTQLIARRVREANVYCEVHPCDVTDAWVRDYAKDGSLKGIILSGSHASVTEDTTDRAPQAVFELGLPVLGICYGMQTMAQQLGGKVETGHKREFGFAAVRARGHTALLKDIADFTTPEGHGMLNVWMSHGDKVTELPPGFKLMASTDSCPIAGMADEARRFYAVQFHPEVTHTVQGKALLERFVLGICGTTPDWVMRDHIAEAVEQIRQQVGDEEVILGLSGGVDSSVAAALIHRAIGDQLTCVFVDHGLLRLNEGDMVMDMFVGKLHAKVIRVDASDLFLGKLAGVSEPEAKRKIIGGLFVDVFKAEAAKLKAGNAGHKGATFLAQGTIYPDVIESGGAKSKKAVTIKSHHNVGGLPEQLGLKLLEPLRDLFKDEVRELGVALGLPPEMVYRHPFPGPGLGVRILGEVKKEYADLLRRADAIFIEELRNFTDEATGKTWYDLTSQAFTVFLPVKSVGVMGDGRTYDYVVALRAVQTSDFMTADWAELPYALLKKVSGRIINEVRGINRVTYDVSSKPPATIEWE comes from the coding sequence ATGCAACACCAGAAAATCCTCATCCTCGACTTCGGTTCGCAAGTCACCCAGCTCATCGCCCGCCGCGTGCGCGAGGCCAACGTGTACTGCGAAGTGCACCCCTGCGACGTGACCGACGCGTGGGTGCGTGACTACGCCAAGGATGGCTCGCTCAAGGGCATCATCCTCTCGGGAAGCCACGCCAGCGTGACCGAAGACACCACCGACCGTGCGCCCCAGGCCGTGTTCGAGCTGGGCCTGCCGGTGCTGGGCATCTGCTACGGCATGCAGACCATGGCGCAGCAACTGGGCGGCAAGGTCGAAACCGGCCACAAGCGCGAGTTCGGCTTTGCGGCCGTGCGCGCACGCGGCCACACCGCGCTGCTCAAGGACATTGCCGACTTCACCACCCCCGAAGGCCACGGCATGCTCAACGTGTGGATGAGCCACGGCGACAAGGTGACCGAGCTGCCCCCGGGCTTCAAGCTCATGGCCAGCACCGACAGCTGCCCCATCGCCGGCATGGCCGACGAGGCGCGCCGCTTCTACGCCGTGCAGTTCCACCCCGAAGTCACGCACACGGTGCAGGGCAAGGCGCTGCTCGAACGCTTCGTGCTCGGCATCTGCGGCACCACGCCCGATTGGGTCATGCGCGACCACATTGCCGAGGCGGTAGAGCAGATCCGCCAGCAGGTGGGCGATGAAGAAGTGATTCTGGGGCTGTCGGGTGGCGTGGATTCGTCTGTGGCCGCAGCGCTGATCCACCGCGCCATTGGCGACCAGCTCACCTGTGTGTTTGTGGACCACGGTCTGCTGCGCCTGAACGAGGGCGACATGGTCATGGACATGTTCGTCGGCAAGCTGCACGCCAAGGTCATCCGCGTGGACGCCAGCGACCTGTTCCTGGGCAAGCTGGCGGGTGTCAGCGAACCTGAAGCCAAGCGCAAGATCATCGGCGGCTTGTTCGTCGATGTGTTCAAGGCCGAGGCCGCCAAGCTCAAGGCTGGTAATGCAGGCCACAAGGGAGCCACCTTTTTGGCCCAGGGCACCATCTACCCCGACGTCATCGAATCGGGCGGCGCAAAGAGCAAGAAGGCCGTCACCATCAAGAGCCACCACAACGTCGGCGGCCTGCCCGAGCAACTGGGCCTCAAGCTGCTGGAACCCCTGCGCGACCTGTTCAAGGACGAAGTGCGCGAGCTCGGCGTGGCCCTGGGCTTGCCGCCCGAAATGGTCTACCGCCACCCCTTCCCCGGCCCAGGACTGGGCGTGCGCATCCTGGGCGAAGTGAAGAAGGAATACGCCGACCTGCTGCGCCGTGCCGACGCGATCTTCATCGAAGAGCTTCGCAATTTCACTGATGAAGCCACCGGCAAAACCTGGTACGACCTCACCAGCCAGGCCTTCACCGTCTTCCTGCCCGTCAAGAGCGTGGGCGTGATGGGCGATGGCCGCACCTACGACTACGTGGTGGCCCTGCGCGCCGTGCAGACCAGCGACTTCATGACTGCCGACTGGGCCGAACTGCCCTACGCCCTGCTCAAGAAAGTGTCGGGCCGCATCATCAACGAAGTGCGTGGCATCAACCGGGTGACCTATGACGTGAGCAGCAAGCCGCCGGCGACGATTGAGTGGGAATAG
- a CDS encoding Lrp/AsnC ligand binding domain-containing protein codes for MQTETDIDRIDRKILSILQEDGRIANLKLAEAVALSPTAVLARVQRLTRDGFILGYEARLNPLKLGAGMLVFVEVLLDRTTPNVFDQFKAAVQVHPEIMECHMVAGGFDYLLKTRSADMNAYRVFAGNVLWQLPGVRETRTYAVMEEVKHSNHLHLR; via the coding sequence ATGCAAACAGAAACCGATATCGACCGCATTGACCGCAAGATCCTGTCAATCCTGCAGGAAGACGGCCGCATTGCCAACCTCAAGCTCGCCGAGGCCGTGGCCCTGTCGCCCACCGCCGTGCTGGCACGCGTGCAGCGCCTCACGCGAGATGGCTTCATCCTGGGCTACGAGGCGCGCCTGAATCCGCTGAAGCTGGGCGCTGGCATGCTGGTGTTTGTGGAGGTGCTGCTGGACCGCACCACACCCAATGTGTTCGACCAGTTCAAGGCCGCAGTGCAGGTGCATCCCGAGATCATGGAATGCCACATGGTGGCGGGCGGCTTCGACTACCTGCTGAAAACCCGCTCGGCCGACATGAACGCCTACCGCGTGTTTGCGGGCAACGTGCTATGGCAACTGCCGGGTGTGCGCGAGACGCGCACCTATGCGGTGATGGAAGAAGTCAAGCACAGCAACCACCTGCATCTGCGGTAA
- the rlmD gene encoding 23S rRNA (uracil(1939)-C(5))-methyltransferase RlmD — translation MSEPKELSPSFEPTEQNSQGDLPEGWLQVQSMDLDAQGVARKPDGKVIFIDGALPFELVTANTHRKKNNWEQASLTAIHRESSQRVRPGCPHFGLHAGACGGCKMQHLHIGAQVAVKQRVLEDNLWHLGKVKAETVLRPIEGPAWGYRYRARLSVRHVIKKGQVLIGFHERKSRYVADMEQCPVLPPHVDAMLMPLRALIAGLDARDTCPQIELACGDTVTALVLRHLEPLSTDDIARLRAFAAEHHVQWWLQAKGPDTVKLLDEGGEQLSYALPDFGITMPFKPTDFTQVNPHINRVLVSRALRLLDVQPHERVIDWFCGLGNFTLPLATQAREVLGIEGSEALVARSRENYALNQAVAHDHKALAATDFVARNLFEMTPEMLVADGAADKWLVDPPREGAFALAKALADIEQSRIGADGAGPLPAGAEGWTPPKRIVYVSCNPATLARDAGLLVHLGGYRCTAAGMVNMFPHTAHVESIAVFERD, via the coding sequence ATGAGCGAACCGAAAGAACTATCCCCCTCGTTTGAACCGACCGAGCAAAATTCCCAGGGCGATCTGCCCGAGGGCTGGCTGCAGGTGCAGTCGATGGACCTCGATGCCCAAGGCGTCGCCCGCAAGCCCGATGGCAAGGTCATCTTCATCGACGGTGCCCTGCCATTCGAGCTGGTCACCGCCAACACCCACCGCAAGAAGAACAACTGGGAGCAGGCCAGCTTGACGGCGATCCACCGTGAATCGTCGCAACGCGTGCGCCCTGGCTGTCCACACTTTGGCCTGCATGCCGGCGCCTGCGGCGGCTGCAAGATGCAGCACCTGCATATTGGGGCCCAGGTGGCCGTCAAGCAGCGGGTACTCGAAGACAACCTGTGGCACCTGGGCAAGGTCAAGGCCGAGACCGTGCTGCGCCCCATTGAAGGGCCAGCCTGGGGCTACCGTTACCGCGCCCGGCTGTCCGTGCGCCATGTGATCAAGAAAGGCCAGGTGCTGATTGGCTTTCACGAACGCAAGAGCCGCTATGTGGCCGACATGGAGCAGTGCCCCGTGCTGCCACCCCATGTGGACGCCATGCTGATGCCTTTGCGGGCGCTGATTGCCGGCCTGGACGCCCGTGACACCTGCCCGCAGATCGAACTGGCCTGCGGCGACACCGTGACCGCCCTGGTGCTGCGCCACCTGGAGCCGCTGAGCACCGATGACATCGCCCGGCTGCGCGCCTTTGCGGCGGAGCACCATGTGCAATGGTGGCTGCAGGCCAAGGGGCCAGACACCGTGAAGCTGCTGGACGAAGGCGGAGAGCAATTGTCGTATGCGCTGCCAGACTTCGGCATCACCATGCCCTTCAAGCCGACCGACTTCACGCAGGTGAACCCGCACATCAACCGCGTGCTGGTGTCGCGCGCGCTGCGCCTGTTGGATGTGCAGCCCCATGAGCGCGTGATCGACTGGTTTTGTGGCCTGGGCAACTTCACGCTGCCGCTGGCCACGCAGGCCCGCGAGGTGCTGGGCATCGAGGGCAGCGAGGCACTGGTAGCCCGTTCGCGCGAGAACTATGCACTCAATCAGGCTGTGGCGCATGACCATAAAGCGCTGGCAGCTACAGATTTTGTAGCTCGCAACCTGTTCGAAATGACCCCCGAGATGCTGGTCGCCGATGGCGCCGCCGACAAATGGCTGGTGGATCCACCGCGCGAGGGGGCGTTTGCGCTGGCCAAGGCGCTGGCCGACATCGAGCAGTCGCGCATTGGCGCCGATGGGGCCGGGCCGCTGCCCGCAGGGGCCGAGGGCTGGACGCCGCCCAAGCGCATCGTCTACGTCAGCTGCAACCCCGCCACGCTGGCGCGGGACGCCGGGCTGCTGGTGCATCTGGGAGGGTACCGGTGCACGGCGGCCGGCATGGTGAACATGTTCCCCCACACGGCGCATGTGGAGAGCATCGCGGTGTTTGAGCGGGATTGA
- the guaB gene encoding IMP dehydrogenase, which produces MRLLGKALTFDDVLLVPAYSQVLPKDTSLATKLSRNIQLNLPLVSAAMDTVTEARLAIAIAQEGGIGIVHKNLTPQEQAAHVAKVKRYESGVVRDPVVITPEHTVLQVLELSEQLGISGFPVCDGGKVVGIVTSRDLRFETRYDVKVHQIMTPREKLITVKEGATASEAKALLNKYKLERLLVINDDFVLKGLITVKDITKQTSFPNAARDASGRLRVGAAVGVGEGTEERVEALVKAGVDAIVVDTAHGHSKGVIERVRWVKQNYPQVDVIGGNIATGAAALALVEAGADAVKVGIGPGSICTTRIVAGVGVPQIMAIDNVATALRGTGVPLIADGGVRFSGDIAKALAAGASTIMMGGMFAGTEEAPGEVILFQGRSYKSYRGMGSIGAMQQGSADRYFQESTTGNPNADKLVPEGIEGRVPYKGSMVSIVFQMAGGVRAAMGYCGCATIEDMNNKAEFVEITTAGIRESHVHDVQITKEAPNYRAD; this is translated from the coding sequence ATGCGCCTTCTTGGAAAAGCGCTCACCTTCGACGATGTGTTGCTGGTGCCAGCGTACTCCCAGGTCCTGCCCAAGGACACGTCCCTCGCGACGAAACTCTCCCGTAATATCCAGCTGAACCTGCCGCTGGTGTCCGCCGCCATGGACACCGTGACAGAGGCCCGGCTGGCCATCGCCATCGCCCAGGAGGGCGGCATCGGCATCGTGCACAAGAACCTCACGCCCCAGGAGCAGGCTGCTCACGTGGCCAAGGTCAAGCGCTACGAGTCTGGCGTGGTGCGCGATCCGGTCGTCATCACCCCCGAGCACACCGTGCTCCAGGTGCTGGAGCTGTCGGAGCAACTGGGTATTTCGGGCTTTCCGGTGTGCGATGGTGGCAAGGTGGTGGGTATCGTCACCAGCCGCGATTTGCGCTTTGAAACGCGCTACGACGTCAAGGTGCACCAGATCATGACGCCCCGTGAAAAGCTCATCACGGTCAAGGAGGGGGCCACGGCCAGCGAGGCCAAGGCCCTGCTCAACAAATACAAGCTCGAGCGGCTGCTGGTCATCAACGATGACTTTGTGCTCAAGGGCCTGATCACGGTCAAGGACATCACCAAGCAGACCAGCTTTCCCAATGCTGCGCGCGATGCCTCGGGCCGCCTGCGTGTGGGTGCGGCTGTGGGTGTGGGCGAGGGAACCGAAGAGCGCGTTGAAGCCCTGGTGAAGGCCGGTGTTGACGCCATCGTGGTCGACACGGCACATGGCCACAGTAAAGGCGTGATCGAACGCGTGCGCTGGGTCAAGCAGAACTACCCGCAGGTCGATGTGATTGGCGGCAACATCGCAACCGGCGCGGCTGCGCTGGCGCTGGTCGAGGCCGGTGCCGACGCTGTGAAGGTGGGCATTGGCCCCGGCTCCATCTGCACCACGCGCATCGTTGCCGGCGTGGGTGTGCCCCAGATCATGGCCATCGACAACGTGGCCACGGCGCTGCGCGGCACCGGTGTGCCGCTGATTGCTGACGGTGGGGTGCGCTTTAGCGGGGACATCGCCAAGGCCCTGGCCGCCGGTGCCAGCACCATCATGATGGGCGGCATGTTTGCCGGCACGGAAGAAGCGCCGGGCGAGGTGATTTTGTTCCAGGGCCGCAGCTACAAGAGCTATCGCGGCATGGGCTCCATTGGCGCCATGCAGCAGGGCAGTGCCGACCGCTACTTCCAGGAGTCGACCACGGGCAACCCCAATGCCGACAAGCTGGTGCCCGAAGGCATTGAAGGCCGCGTGCCTTACAAGGGTTCGATGGTTTCCATCGTGTTCCAGATGGCCGGGGGCGTGCGCGCTGCCATGGGCTATTGTGGCTGCGCCACGATCGAGGACATGAACAACAAGGCCGAGTTCGTCGAGATCACCACCGCAGGCATCCGCGAAAGCCACGTGCACGACGTGCAGATCACCAAGGAAGCGCCGAACTACCGCGCCGACTGA